From a region of the Dyella jiangningensis genome:
- the mraZ gene encoding division/cell wall cluster transcriptional repressor MraZ, giving the protein MFQGETAITVDDKGRLAIPTAYRELVADACANRLVITYNPFETGCLWLFPYAEWEKVRDQVNALPKVKAAHRDMQMKLVGAAAVVEPDGAARLLLPASQRATTGIEKKAVLLGMGNKFELWSEQAHLAKIRQTIGEDEITDEMAELQL; this is encoded by the coding sequence GTGTTCCAGGGCGAAACCGCCATCACCGTTGACGACAAGGGCCGGCTGGCCATACCGACCGCGTACCGCGAGTTGGTGGCCGACGCCTGCGCCAATCGTCTGGTGATCACCTACAACCCCTTCGAGACGGGCTGCCTGTGGCTGTTCCCGTACGCCGAGTGGGAAAAGGTGCGCGACCAGGTGAACGCATTGCCCAAGGTCAAGGCTGCCCATCGCGACATGCAGATGAAGCTGGTCGGTGCCGCGGCGGTAGTCGAGCCCGATGGCGCCGCCCGCCTGCTGCTGCCTGCCAGCCAGCGCGCGACCACGGGTATCGAGAAGAAAGCGGTTCTGCTGGGCATGGGCAACAAGTTCGAGCTTTGGAGCGAACAGGCCCACCTGGCCAAGATCCGCCAGACCATCGGCGAAGACGAGATCACAGACGAGATGGCGGAGCTGCAGCTGTAA
- the rsmI gene encoding 16S rRNA (cytidine(1402)-2'-O)-methyltransferase: MSQIQPGQLWVVATPIGHRDDFSARAIETLRSVAVIAAEDTRHSRPLLMHYNIGTPLVALHEHNERDVVDAIVRRLQGGESVALISDAGTPLISDPGFRLVRAARAAGIRCAPVPGACAAIAALSVAGLPSDRFVFEGFLPPKAAARRSRLQELAGDARTLIFYESSHRVAESLADMRDVFGEAREGVLARELTKLFETVIGEPLGELATRVANDPDQQRGECVILVAGRGEEADAREAEGRRVFAILREELPPAKAAKLAAAISGAPRKLLYEG, translated from the coding sequence ATGTCACAGATTCAGCCCGGCCAGCTATGGGTCGTCGCCACGCCGATCGGCCATCGCGATGACTTTTCCGCGCGCGCCATCGAAACCTTGCGCTCGGTGGCGGTGATCGCCGCCGAAGACACGCGGCACAGCCGTCCGCTGCTCATGCACTACAACATCGGCACGCCGCTGGTGGCCTTGCACGAGCACAACGAGCGCGACGTGGTGGACGCGATCGTGCGGCGGTTGCAGGGCGGTGAGTCGGTGGCGTTGATTTCCGATGCGGGCACGCCGTTGATCAGCGATCCTGGCTTTCGTCTCGTGCGTGCGGCGCGCGCAGCCGGCATTCGCTGTGCGCCGGTGCCGGGCGCGTGCGCGGCCATCGCGGCGCTGTCGGTCGCAGGACTGCCCAGCGATCGCTTCGTGTTCGAAGGTTTTCTGCCGCCCAAGGCAGCCGCGCGGCGGTCACGCTTGCAGGAACTTGCGGGTGACGCGCGCACGCTCATCTTTTATGAATCCTCGCATCGCGTGGCGGAAAGCCTGGCGGATATGCGCGACGTGTTCGGCGAGGCGCGGGAGGGCGTGCTGGCGCGCGAGTTGACCAAGTTGTTCGAGACGGTGATCGGCGAGCCGCTCGGCGAGCTGGCGACGCGCGTGGCGAATGACCCTGACCAGCAGCGCGGCGAGTGCGTGATCCTGGTCGCGGGGCGTGGCGAAGAGGCGGATGCGCGTGAGGCCGAAGGGCGGCGCGTGTTCGCCATCCTGCGCGAGGAATTGCCGCCGGCGAAGGCGGCGAAGTTGGCGGCGGCGATCAGTGGGGCGCCGCGCAAGCTGTTGTACGAGGGTTGA
- a CDS encoding UDP-N-acetylmuramoyl-L-alanyl-D-glutamate--2,6-diaminopimelate ligase, giving the protein MSARLDQLLHGIADTPGVGDIVVSGLTLDSREVRPGDAFFALRGTREHGITFAKGAVARGARVVLAEAPAADAAGIDVPVLWVDGLHGKVGEIAARFFGRPSESLHVIGVTGTNGKTSTVQLLAQALELLGHRAATIGTLGAGLHGQINEGERTTPDAINVQGLLASFREQGATHVAMEVSSHALEQGRVGAVAFEVAAFTNLTRDHLDYHGSMEAYGEAKAKLFAWPTLKGAAINIDDAFGRSLAERLPQGVRALRLSAEGHASADVRATDVVTSAEGLAFTLHTPWGERAVRSRLLGRFNVANLLAVVACLGAMGESFDRIADAIAVLAPINGRMNRLGGVDGVPLAVVDYSHTPDALEQALKALRAHCEGRLICVFGCGGDRDAGKRPQMGEIAERLADAIIITDDNPRTEDGDVIVADIVAGLRHPEAATVERDRAAAIQHALASAKAGDVVLIAGKGHETYQEGATGKRPFDDLAVARHALEGRA; this is encoded by the coding sequence ATGAGCGCTCGCCTCGACCAGCTTCTCCACGGCATCGCCGACACCCCTGGTGTAGGCGATATCGTCGTTTCAGGGCTCACGCTGGATTCGCGCGAGGTGAGGCCCGGCGACGCGTTCTTCGCGCTGCGTGGCACGCGCGAACACGGCATCACCTTCGCGAAAGGTGCGGTCGCGCGTGGTGCACGCGTGGTGCTGGCCGAGGCGCCCGCCGCCGACGCGGCCGGCATCGACGTGCCGGTGCTGTGGGTCGACGGCCTGCACGGCAAGGTCGGCGAGATCGCCGCGCGCTTCTTCGGACGTCCGTCTGAATCGCTGCACGTGATCGGCGTGACCGGCACCAACGGCAAGACCTCCACCGTGCAGTTGCTCGCGCAGGCGCTGGAACTGCTCGGTCATCGCGCCGCCACCATCGGCACGCTGGGTGCCGGCCTGCATGGCCAGATCAACGAAGGCGAGCGCACCACGCCGGATGCCATCAACGTGCAGGGTCTGCTCGCATCATTCCGTGAACAGGGTGCGACGCACGTGGCGATGGAAGTGTCCTCGCACGCGCTGGAGCAGGGGCGCGTAGGCGCCGTCGCGTTCGAAGTGGCGGCGTTCACTAATCTCACCCGCGACCATCTCGACTATCACGGCAGCATGGAGGCCTACGGCGAAGCCAAGGCCAAACTGTTTGCGTGGCCGACGCTGAAGGGCGCGGCGATCAATATCGACGACGCGTTCGGTCGTTCGCTCGCCGAGCGCCTGCCGCAGGGCGTGCGTGCGCTTCGTCTGAGCGCCGAGGGCCATGCGTCTGCCGACGTGCGTGCGACCGACGTGGTGACTTCCGCCGAAGGTTTGGCCTTCACCCTGCATACGCCGTGGGGCGAGCGCGCCGTGCGCAGCCGCCTGCTGGGTCGCTTCAACGTCGCCAACCTGCTGGCCGTGGTGGCCTGCCTCGGTGCCATGGGCGAATCGTTCGACCGCATTGCCGATGCCATCGCCGTGCTGGCGCCGATCAACGGCCGCATGAACCGTCTCGGTGGCGTCGACGGCGTGCCGCTGGCCGTGGTCGATTACTCGCATACGCCGGACGCGCTGGAGCAGGCGCTCAAGGCGCTGCGTGCGCATTGCGAAGGCCGCCTGATCTGCGTGTTCGGCTGCGGTGGCGATCGCGACGCTGGCAAGCGTCCGCAGATGGGCGAGATCGCCGAGCGCCTGGCTGACGCCATCATCATCACCGACGACAATCCGCGCACCGAGGACGGCGACGTCATCGTGGCGGATATCGTCGCCGGGTTGCGTCATCCCGAAGCGGCGACGGTCGAGCGCGATCGCGCCGCCGCCATCCAGCACGCGCTCGCCTCGGCCAAGGCCGGCGACGTGGTGCTGATTGCCGGCAAGGGGCACGAGACCTATCAGGAAGGCGCAACGGGCAAGCGTCCGTTCGACGACCTTGCGGTGGCCCGCCACGCGCTGGAGGGCCGCGCATGA
- the ftsW gene encoding putative lipid II flippase FtsW, with protein MFFDATQAKRRQGPRGSFDMPLVIALVGLACIGVVMVASSSIAVAESQHIGAFYFLKRHLLFLSIGMVLAGIAMRTEMKLLEKNAYLLLAGAVVLLLLVFVPGIGMRINGARRWLNFLITSFQPVEAVKLILVVYTASYLVRHRESVETSFWGLFKPIMVAGLFVLLLLAQPDFGSATLMIAVTIGMIWMGGAKPMYLGGMGLPVVALLWFVAKFEPYRMRRLTSFIDPWADPFNDGFQLTQSLMAIGRGEWTGVGLGSSVLKLSYLPEAHTDFIFAVISEELGLAGILLVMGLFALAVGRGLYMGLKGMEIGQRFAGFVACGVSLMLGLQTMVSIGVNLGALPTKGLTLPLISYGGSSIVLTCAMAGVLLRTTYEINRALDARQMAARMPANAVPDANSAVAAPAREAVTA; from the coding sequence ATGTTCTTCGACGCCACCCAGGCCAAACGACGACAGGGACCCCGCGGCAGCTTCGACATGCCGCTGGTGATCGCGCTCGTCGGTCTCGCCTGCATCGGGGTGGTGATGGTGGCGTCCAGCTCGATCGCAGTGGCCGAGAGCCAGCACATTGGTGCGTTCTACTTCCTCAAGCGCCACCTGCTGTTCCTCAGCATCGGCATGGTGCTGGCGGGCATCGCCATGCGCACCGAGATGAAACTGCTGGAGAAGAACGCCTACCTGCTGCTCGCAGGTGCGGTGGTCTTGCTGCTGCTGGTGTTCGTGCCAGGCATCGGCATGCGCATCAACGGTGCGCGCCGCTGGCTCAACTTCCTGATCACCAGCTTTCAGCCGGTCGAGGCGGTGAAGCTGATCCTGGTCGTGTACACCGCCAGCTATCTGGTGCGCCACCGCGAGAGCGTGGAAACCAGTTTCTGGGGCCTGTTCAAGCCGATCATGGTGGCGGGCCTGTTCGTGCTGCTGCTGCTGGCGCAGCCGGACTTCGGCTCGGCCACGCTGATGATCGCGGTGACCATCGGCATGATCTGGATGGGCGGTGCCAAGCCCATGTACCTCGGTGGCATGGGCCTGCCGGTGGTGGCGCTGCTGTGGTTCGTGGCGAAGTTCGAGCCGTACCGCATGCGCCGCCTGACCTCGTTCATCGATCCGTGGGCCGATCCGTTCAACGACGGCTTCCAGCTCACCCAGTCGCTGATGGCGATCGGTCGTGGCGAGTGGACCGGCGTGGGCCTGGGCTCGAGCGTGCTCAAGCTGTCCTATCTGCCCGAAGCGCACACCGACTTCATCTTCGCGGTGATCTCCGAGGAACTGGGCCTGGCCGGCATCCTGCTGGTGATGGGCCTGTTCGCGCTCGCGGTGGGCCGCGGCCTGTACATGGGCCTCAAGGGCATGGAGATCGGCCAGCGCTTTGCGGGTTTCGTGGCCTGCGGCGTGTCGTTGATGCTCGGCCTGCAGACTATGGTGTCCATCGGCGTGAACCTCGGTGCGCTGCCGACCAAGGGCCTGACCCTGCCGCTGATCAGCTACGGCGGTTCGTCCATCGTGCTCACCTGTGCGATGGCCGGCGTACTGCTGCGCACCACGTATGAAATCAATCGCGCGCTCGACGCCCGCCAGATGGCGGCGCGCATGCCGGCGAACGCCGTGCCGGATGCGAACAGCGCCGTGGCCGCGCCTGCGCGCGAGGCGGTGACCGCATGA
- a CDS encoding peptidoglycan D,D-transpeptidase FtsI family protein encodes MKPRPRTTPSPTRRRTSAPSARRRMLLVVGVLSLASLGLVARAFDLQVVRKEFYQNQGDARFLREVPIAVSRGTIFDRNGEPLAVSTPVVSIWANPSEVLNSEDKLPALAKAIGMDADALKQYLMQRSEREFVYLKRQMSPDAAQVVLDLGVPGVNGQREFRRFYPSGPVTSHVLGFTNIDDHGQEGLELAFDDWLAGKPGAKRVIRDRMGHVVEDVELVRAPQPGRDITLSIDRRIQFLAYNELKNTIEQSDADSGSMVILDVHTGEVLAMVNWPTYNPNALRGSNPSSRRNRAMTDVVEPGSTIKPFVMAAALSSGKYTPTGPLIDTGNGHFYYISHDIRDTHAYGMLSPTGILAKSSNIGAAKVAMTLDTGLMYDTYRAFGFGNSTNSGFPGEASGYLKPGKSWGMLEKAILAYGYGLNVTPLQLANGYATIADSGVMHLPTFVKGSDNEAKQIVDPKIANELVQMMESVTQPGGTAAPWAWIANYGVAGKTGTAHKASAGGYSKNNYSAAFAGIVPASNPRMAAVVVIDNPKKGSYYGALVSGPVFAKVMDGALRLMDVPPDNIGRWYVGGPLQGQNGLTSNKQPTVEQVDDAPIEGATP; translated from the coding sequence ATGAAGCCGCGCCCGCGCACCACGCCATCGCCCACCCGCCGCCGCACCTCGGCCCCCAGCGCCCGCCGCCGCATGTTGCTGGTGGTGGGCGTGCTGTCCCTCGCTTCGCTGGGCCTGGTCGCGCGCGCATTCGACCTGCAGGTGGTGCGCAAGGAGTTCTACCAGAACCAGGGTGACGCCCGATTCCTGCGTGAAGTGCCGATCGCCGTGTCGCGCGGCACCATCTTCGATCGCAACGGCGAGCCGCTGGCGGTGTCCACGCCGGTCGTCTCGATCTGGGCCAATCCGTCCGAGGTGCTGAACAGCGAGGACAAGCTGCCGGCGCTGGCCAAGGCCATCGGCATGGATGCGGATGCGCTCAAGCAGTACCTGATGCAGCGTTCGGAGCGCGAGTTCGTCTACCTGAAGCGCCAGATGTCGCCGGATGCGGCGCAGGTGGTGCTCGACCTCGGCGTGCCGGGCGTCAACGGCCAGCGCGAATTCCGCCGCTTCTACCCGTCGGGCCCGGTGACCTCGCATGTGTTGGGCTTCACCAACATCGACGACCACGGCCAGGAAGGCCTGGAACTGGCGTTCGACGACTGGCTCGCCGGCAAGCCGGGCGCCAAGCGCGTGATCCGCGATCGCATGGGCCACGTGGTGGAAGACGTGGAACTGGTGCGCGCGCCGCAGCCGGGTCGCGACATCACGCTCAGCATCGACCGCCGCATCCAGTTCCTCGCCTACAACGAACTGAAGAACACCATCGAGCAGTCCGACGCGGACTCCGGTTCGATGGTGATCCTCGACGTGCATACCGGCGAAGTGCTGGCCATGGTGAACTGGCCCACGTACAACCCGAACGCCTTGCGCGGCAGCAATCCGTCGAGCCGCCGCAACCGCGCGATGACCGACGTGGTGGAACCCGGCTCCACCATCAAGCCGTTCGTGATGGCGGCAGCGCTCTCCAGCGGCAAGTACACGCCGACCGGTCCGCTGATCGACACGGGCAACGGCCACTTCTATTACATCTCGCACGACATCCGCGACACGCACGCCTACGGCATGCTCTCGCCGACGGGCATTCTCGCCAAGTCGAGCAACATCGGCGCCGCCAAGGTCGCGATGACGCTGGATACCGGCCTGATGTACGACACCTACCGTGCGTTCGGCTTTGGCAACAGCACCAACAGCGGCTTCCCGGGCGAAGCCTCCGGCTACCTCAAGCCGGGCAAGAGCTGGGGCATGCTGGAGAAGGCCATCCTGGCCTATGGCTACGGCCTCAACGTGACGCCGCTGCAGCTGGCCAACGGCTACGCCACCATCGCCGACAGCGGCGTGATGCACCTGCCCACCTTCGTAAAAGGTTCGGACAACGAAGCCAAACAGATCGTCGATCCGAAGATCGCCAACGAACTGGTGCAGATGATGGAGTCGGTGACGCAGCCGGGCGGCACGGCAGCACCGTGGGCGTGGATCGCCAATTACGGCGTGGCCGGCAAGACCGGTACCGCGCACAAGGCCAGCGCCGGCGGCTACTCGAAGAACAACTACAGCGCCGCCTTCGCCGGCATCGTGCCGGCGTCGAATCCGCGCATGGCCGCGGTGGTGGTGATCGACAACCCGAAGAAAGGCAGCTACTACGGCGCGCTCGTCTCCGGCCCGGTCTTCGCCAAGGTGATGGATGGCGCGCTGCGGCTCATGGATGTGCCTCCGGACAACATCGGGCGCTGGTATGTCGGCGGCCCTCTGCAAGGACAGAACGGTTTGACCAGCAACAAGCAGCCCACCGTCGAACAGGTGGACGACGCGCCCATCGAAGGGGCGACGCCATGA
- the mraY gene encoding phospho-N-acetylmuramoyl-pentapeptide-transferase — MLLELADWMARHFTALHLFQYITFRTIMAALTALAMSLLFGPNVIRKLAELKAGQVVRKDGPQTHLSKAGTPTMGGVMILLAVTVSTLLWTDLHNRYVWLVLAVLLSFGVIGFYDDYKKLVLKDSRGLASRWKYFWQSVFGLAAALFLYYTAPHGIGNAPVAETALYVPLFKQVAVPLGVMFVVIAYFMIVGFSNAVNLTDGLDGLAIMPTVLVSGALGVFAYLAGNRVFSEYLGIPSIPGAGELAIFCGALSGAGLGFLWFNTYPAQVFMGDVGALAIGAALAAIAVIVRQEIVLLVMGGVFVMETASVMIQVASFKMTGKRVFRMAPIHHHFELKGWPEPRVIVRFWIISVVLVLIGLATLKVR, encoded by the coding sequence ATGTTGCTTGAACTCGCAGACTGGATGGCACGGCACTTCACTGCCCTCCACCTGTTCCAGTACATCACGTTCCGCACCATCATGGCCGCGCTCACCGCGCTGGCGATGTCGCTGCTGTTCGGACCCAACGTCATCCGCAAGCTGGCCGAACTCAAGGCCGGCCAGGTGGTGCGCAAGGACGGCCCGCAGACGCACCTGTCCAAGGCCGGCACGCCGACCATGGGCGGCGTGATGATCCTGCTGGCGGTCACCGTATCCACCCTCCTCTGGACCGACCTGCACAACCGCTACGTGTGGCTGGTGCTGGCCGTGCTGCTCAGCTTCGGCGTGATCGGCTTCTACGACGACTACAAGAAGCTGGTGCTGAAGGACAGCCGCGGTCTTGCCTCGCGCTGGAAATATTTCTGGCAGTCGGTGTTCGGCCTGGCCGCCGCACTGTTCCTTTACTACACCGCGCCGCACGGCATCGGTAACGCACCGGTCGCCGAGACGGCGCTGTACGTCCCGCTGTTCAAGCAGGTGGCGGTGCCGCTGGGCGTGATGTTCGTGGTCATTGCCTATTTCATGATCGTGGGCTTCTCCAACGCGGTGAACCTTACCGACGGTTTGGATGGCCTCGCCATCATGCCCACCGTGCTGGTCTCCGGCGCGCTCGGCGTGTTCGCGTACCTCGCGGGTAACCGCGTGTTCTCTGAATACCTGGGCATTCCGTCGATTCCGGGTGCGGGCGAGTTGGCGATCTTCTGCGGTGCGCTGTCTGGGGCTGGCCTCGGGTTCCTTTGGTTCAACACCTATCCCGCCCAGGTGTTCATGGGCGACGTGGGCGCGCTGGCCATTGGCGCGGCACTCGCAGCTATCGCGGTGATCGTGCGCCAGGAAATCGTGCTGCTGGTGATGGGCGGCGTGTTCGTGATGGAAACCGCCTCGGTGATGATCCAGGTGGCCAGCTTCAAGATGACCGGCAAGCGCGTGTTCCGCATGGCGCCGATCCATCACCACTTTGAACTCAAGGGCTGGCCGGAGCCACGCGTGATCGTGCGCTTCTGGATCATCAGCGTCGTGCTGGTGCTGATCGGCCTCGCCACGTTGAAGGTGCGCTGA
- a CDS encoding UDP-N-acetylmuramoyl-tripeptide--D-alanyl-D-alanine ligase, giving the protein MMRLSAIALWTRGRLLGEDVDVTGVAIDTRKLQPGDLFVAIKGERVDGHDYLADAKARGAIAALVTRKIDFDLPQVLVDDTELALGDLASAVRAQSNVRVIGITGSNGKTTVKTLTASILSRHGRTHVNAGNYNNELGLPLTLLAMPQDTEYAVLEMGAGKPGDIAYLAAIARPDIGLVNTIAPAHLERMGSVEGVAETKGALYQALPVDGVAIINADEAFASFFTGLAGTRRQLRFGLDHKADVGADILDQRVDGSHFLLSTPVGDAEVQLPLAGHHNIANALAAASIALALDVPLDTIVEGLENVPGVAGRLQFERMPGGWTLIDDSYNANPGSVGAAIDTLALAEGERWLVLGDMAELGENALALHAGIGERAHQRGIDRLFAVGPLSAAAVKAFGERGEHFADKPALATALKQHLHSGVACLVKGSRSSGMDQVVAALRDNKKTGEGASDVA; this is encoded by the coding sequence ATGATGCGCCTGAGCGCCATCGCCCTGTGGACCCGCGGCCGCCTGCTGGGCGAGGACGTGGACGTCACTGGTGTCGCCATCGACACGCGCAAGCTGCAGCCCGGCGACTTGTTCGTGGCGATCAAGGGTGAGCGTGTCGACGGGCATGATTACCTCGCCGACGCCAAGGCCAGGGGCGCGATCGCCGCGCTGGTCACGCGCAAGATCGATTTCGACCTGCCGCAGGTGCTGGTCGACGATACCGAGCTCGCCCTGGGCGACCTCGCCAGCGCCGTGCGTGCGCAGAGCAACGTGCGCGTGATCGGCATCACCGGCTCCAACGGCAAGACCACGGTAAAGACGCTGACGGCGTCGATCCTGTCGCGCCATGGCCGTACGCACGTCAATGCCGGCAACTACAACAACGAACTGGGCCTGCCGCTGACTCTGCTGGCGATGCCGCAGGACACGGAATACGCCGTGCTGGAAATGGGTGCGGGCAAGCCGGGTGACATTGCCTACCTCGCCGCCATCGCGCGTCCCGATATCGGCCTCGTCAACACCATCGCACCCGCGCATCTTGAGCGCATGGGCAGCGTGGAAGGCGTGGCCGAGACCAAGGGCGCGCTGTATCAGGCCCTGCCGGTCGACGGCGTGGCAATCATCAATGCGGACGAGGCGTTCGCCAGCTTCTTTACGGGGCTGGCCGGCACGCGTCGCCAGCTGCGCTTCGGGCTGGACCACAAGGCGGACGTGGGCGCCGACATCCTCGACCAGCGCGTGGATGGCTCGCACTTCCTGCTGAGCACGCCGGTGGGCGACGCTGAAGTGCAGCTGCCGCTGGCGGGCCACCACAACATCGCCAATGCGCTGGCTGCCGCCTCCATCGCGCTGGCGCTGGACGTGCCGCTCGACACCATCGTGGAGGGCCTCGAGAACGTGCCCGGCGTGGCCGGTCGCCTGCAGTTCGAGCGCATGCCCGGTGGCTGGACGCTGATCGACGACAGCTACAACGCCAATCCCGGTTCCGTCGGTGCGGCCATCGACACGCTGGCCCTGGCCGAAGGTGAGCGCTGGCTGGTGCTGGGCGACATGGCCGAGCTCGGCGAGAACGCTCTTGCGTTGCATGCCGGCATCGGCGAGCGCGCGCACCAGCGAGGCATCGATCGCCTGTTCGCGGTCGGCCCGCTGAGTGCTGCCGCGGTGAAGGCGTTCGGCGAACGTGGCGAGCATTTCGCGGACAAGCCCGCGCTGGCCACCGCACTGAAACAACATCTGCACAGCGGCGTTGCCTGTCTGGTCAAGGGCTCGCGCTCGTCCGGCATGGATCAGGTGGTCGCTGCGCTCCGCGATAACAAGAAAACAGGGGAGGGCGCATCCGATGTTGCTTGA
- the ftsL gene encoding cell division protein FtsL: MGTLFMLILIAAVLSSAIAVVWTRHESRVLFVELTRLQNARDDLNIEYGKLELEQATWAEPRRVDEEARKLGMLNPKPQDIQLVRR, encoded by the coding sequence ATCGGCACCCTCTTCATGTTGATCCTGATCGCGGCGGTGCTGTCCAGCGCCATTGCCGTGGTGTGGACGCGTCATGAGAGCCGCGTGCTGTTCGTCGAGCTCACCCGTCTGCAGAACGCGCGCGACGACCTCAACATCGAATACGGCAAGCTGGAACTGGAGCAGGCTACCTGGGCCGAGCCGCGTCGCGTGGACGAAGAGGCCCGCAAGCTGGGCATGCTCAATCCCAAGCCGCAAGACATCCAGCTGGTGCGTCGATGA
- the rsmH gene encoding 16S rRNA (cytosine(1402)-N(4))-methyltransferase RsmH, with product MAEQQLKHIPVMLGEAVEGLAVHSGGRYLDGTFGRGGHARAVLSRLGPDGRLLLMDRDPQAIATAQAEFASDPRVSIRHANFSTMAEWDETAGGLDGILLDLGVSSPQLDEAARGFSFMADAPLDMRMDTTQGESAADFLAHASEKEIADVLWIYGEERFSRKIARAIVEDRTENPITRTGQLAGLIERVVGRREPGKHPATRSFQALRIRVNGELDALEHGLNAALELLKVGGRLSIISFHSLEDRAVKLFIRDHSGRVQGSRRGPPVAAAPARLAAVGKARFPSDEELSVNPRSRSAVLRVAEKLA from the coding sequence ATGGCCGAGCAGCAGCTGAAGCACATCCCGGTGATGCTGGGTGAAGCAGTGGAGGGACTCGCCGTGCACTCTGGCGGGCGGTATCTCGATGGCACCTTTGGACGCGGCGGTCACGCTCGCGCCGTGCTGTCGCGCCTGGGCCCCGATGGTCGCCTGCTGTTGATGGATCGCGACCCGCAGGCCATCGCGACGGCGCAGGCCGAGTTCGCCAGCGATCCGCGCGTCTCCATCCGTCATGCCAACTTCTCCACCATGGCCGAGTGGGATGAAACCGCTGGCGGCCTCGACGGCATCCTGCTGGATCTCGGCGTGTCCTCGCCCCAGCTCGATGAAGCCGCGCGCGGCTTCAGCTTCATGGCCGACGCGCCGCTCGACATGCGCATGGACACCACGCAGGGCGAGAGCGCGGCCGATTTCCTCGCGCATGCCTCGGAGAAAGAAATCGCCGACGTGCTGTGGATCTACGGAGAAGAGCGCTTCAGCCGCAAGATCGCGCGCGCCATCGTCGAGGATCGCACCGAAAACCCGATCACCCGCACCGGCCAGCTGGCTGGCTTGATCGAGCGCGTGGTCGGGCGTCGCGAGCCCGGCAAGCATCCGGCCACGCGCAGCTTCCAGGCGCTGCGCATCCGGGTGAACGGCGAACTCGACGCGCTGGAGCATGGCCTCAACGCCGCGCTCGAGCTACTCAAGGTCGGCGGCCGCCTTTCCATCATCAGCTTCCACTCGCTGGAAGACCGCGCGGTGAAGCTGTTCATCCGCGACCACTCCGGCCGCGTGCAGGGCAGCCGTCGCGGTCCGCCGGTGGCGGCGGCGCCGGCGCGTCTGGCGGCCGTGGGCAAGGCCCGGTTTCCTTCGGACGAAGAGCTCTCCGTCAATCCGCGCTCCCGCTCGGCCGTGCTGCGCGTGGCGGAGAAGCTCGCGTGA